One genomic segment of Vulcanisaeta thermophila includes these proteins:
- a CDS encoding citrate synthase/methylcitrate synthase — translation MSQEVRIVTSGKVIQSPCGPIVHGLEDVLVKTTTISDIDGRNGILWYRGYRIEDLANNSTYEEVVHLILYGKLPNKRELEDLKTRLASNRDLHPATVDVIKALAKADPMFALEAAVATEGAYDEDNLKLADALRSGRYKETEKALALRIAEKLIAKLPTIVAYHYRFSRGLDVVRPRSDLGHSANFLFMFFGKEPDPLAVRAVDLYLVLHADHEIPASTFTALVIGATLSDLYSVIAGAIGALKGPLHGGANEAAVKSYLEIGDPAKAKDVVEAATKPGGPRLMGVGHRVYKAYDPRARIFKGLVEDYVKKFGDPQKLYAIASSIEQAVLSHPYFQQRRLFPNVDFWSGIVFYYMGIPYEYFTPLFAMSRVVGWTAHVIEYWDNNRLFRPRACYVGPHDLQYVPIEKRE, via the coding sequence ATGAGTCAGGAGGTTAGGATTGTAACCAGTGGTAAGGTTATTCAGAGTCCCTGTGGGCCCATTGTACACGGTCTTGAGGATGTCCTTGTGAAGACAACAACCATTAGTGATATTGATGGTAGGAATGGTATACTTTGGTATAGGGGTTATAGGATTGAGGACTTGGCCAATAACTCAACATATGAGGAGGTGGTGCACCTAATACTTTACGGTAAGCTACCCAATAAGAGGGAGCTTGAAGACTTAAAAACACGCCTCGCCAGTAATAGGGATCTGCACCCGGCGACCGTGGATGTCATAAAGGCGTTGGCTAAGGCGGACCCAATGTTTGCCCTGGAGGCTGCGGTGGCCACGGAGGGTGCTTATGATGAGGATAACCTTAAGTTGGCAGATGCCCTGAGGAGTGGTCGTTATAAGGAGACTGAGAAGGCCCTGGCCCTTAGGATCGCTGAGAAGCTCATTGCTAAGTTACCGACAATCGTGGCTTACCACTATAGGTTCTCCAGGGGCCTCGATGTGGTGAGGCCCAGGAGTGATCTTGGGCACTCCGCTAATTTCCTCTTCATGTTCTTCGGTAAGGAACCGGACCCCCTGGCCGTCAGGGCCGTGGACCTATACCTGGTACTTCATGCTGACCATGAGATACCGGCCTCGACATTCACGGCCTTGGTCATAGGGGCTACCCTAAGTGATCTCTACTCGGTCATAGCGGGTGCCATAGGCGCACTTAAGGGTCCACTTCATGGGGGCGCCAATGAGGCTGCCGTTAAGTCCTACCTAGAGATAGGCGACCCAGCTAAGGCTAAGGATGTTGTGGAGGCCGCTACGAAGCCCGGCGGCCCCAGGCTCATGGGTGTGGGTCACCGTGTTTACAAGGCCTATGACCCAAGGGCCAGGATATTCAAGGGATTGGTTGAGGATTATGTTAAGAAGTTTGGTGATCCACAGAAGCTCTATGCAATAGCCAGTTCCATAGAGCAGGCGGTGCTTTCACACCCATACTTCCAGCAGAGGAGGTTATTCCCCAATGTGGACTTTTGGTCTGGGATTGTGTTCTACTACATGGGTATACCCTATGAGTACTTCACACCGTTATTCGCAATGTCGAGGGTCGTGGGCTGGACAGCGCACGTCATTGAGTACTGGGATAACAACAGGCTCTTTAGGCCCAGGGCCTGTTATGTGGGACCCCATGACCTTCAGTACGTACCCATTGAAAAGAGGGAGTGA